In Legionella lytica, one genomic interval encodes:
- a CDS encoding aldehyde dehydrogenase family protein: MLREASLGEQWCQTFITDDNNLAEQLATDKRIAFLSFIGSAKVGWYLRSKLAPGARCALEHGGAAPVIVDRSANLAKAIPSLVKGGYYHAGQVCVSVQRIFVHQEVSGLFMEQFVKQVESLRVGDPLLKETQVGPLIHPREAERVISWVDEAVTQGTKLYGGGRLSETTLIPAVLFNPPSDAKVSQLEIFGPVTCVYTYEDLDQTIKIANSLPFAFQASVFSENLEPALKAAENLNASAILINDHTAFRTDWMPFAGLKQSGYGTGGIPWTMKDMSQEKMIVLKRN; the protein is encoded by the coding sequence TTGTTACGCGAGGCCAGTCTTGGCGAACAATGGTGTCAAACCTTTATTACAGATGATAATAACTTGGCAGAACAATTAGCAACCGATAAACGCATCGCATTCTTAAGTTTTATTGGTTCAGCCAAAGTAGGTTGGTACCTGCGCAGTAAACTCGCCCCTGGAGCTCGTTGCGCCTTAGAGCATGGCGGAGCAGCACCTGTAATTGTGGATCGCAGCGCGAATTTGGCAAAAGCCATTCCCTCTCTCGTTAAAGGCGGATATTACCATGCAGGACAAGTTTGCGTTTCTGTACAACGAATTTTTGTCCATCAAGAAGTTAGCGGATTGTTTATGGAGCAATTCGTTAAGCAAGTCGAATCTCTTCGTGTTGGCGACCCCCTACTAAAGGAAACTCAAGTAGGACCGCTTATTCATCCACGAGAGGCAGAGCGCGTCATATCCTGGGTTGATGAAGCAGTAACCCAAGGTACAAAGCTATATGGTGGGGGACGTCTTTCTGAAACCACACTGATTCCAGCAGTATTATTCAATCCTCCTTCTGATGCTAAAGTATCGCAGTTGGAAATTTTTGGTCCAGTTACCTGTGTTTACACATATGAAGATCTTGATCAAACAATAAAAATTGCCAATTCATTACCCTTCGCCTTTCAAGCCAGCGTTTTTTCAGAAAACCTAGAACCTGCACTAAAAGCAGCAGAAAACCTTAATGCCTCAGCCATACTCATTAATGACCACACCGCCTTCCGCACGGATTGGATGCCATTTGCTGGATTAAAACAATCGGGGTATGGCACAGGTGGGATCCCCTGGACCATGAAGGATATGTCACAGGAAAAAATGATTGTTTTGAAAAGAAACTAA
- a CDS encoding phytochelatin synthase family protein, protein MKLKFACLFFIFAFITECYAVEPLPDNLIDISSKPGMVLFSKNINQNLLKLLEHFTTQKTMTYCGVASAVMVLNSSGLAAPIDFQHAPYHYFTQEDFFNEQVQQIIKVEEVQKVGINLLTLNRVIQSFGLKSEVFFANELSLDEFRSLLKNTLLNQQFIIVNFLRTELQQQGNGHHSPIAAYDEKTDRFLILDVARYKYPAYWVKAEDLWNAVNTKDNETYRGFIIIRT, encoded by the coding sequence ATGAAACTAAAATTTGCGTGTTTATTCTTTATATTTGCTTTTATTACAGAGTGTTACGCCGTTGAACCCTTACCAGATAATTTAATTGATATTTCGAGTAAACCTGGGATGGTTCTTTTTAGCAAAAATATAAATCAGAATTTATTAAAGCTTCTGGAGCATTTTACTACTCAAAAAACAATGACTTATTGTGGGGTTGCTAGTGCGGTTATGGTGTTAAATTCTTCAGGCCTGGCAGCACCAATCGATTTTCAGCATGCACCTTATCATTATTTTACACAGGAAGATTTTTTTAATGAGCAGGTTCAGCAGATTATTAAGGTAGAGGAAGTTCAAAAAGTTGGGATTAATCTATTAACATTGAACCGAGTAATTCAAAGTTTTGGATTAAAAAGTGAAGTATTCTTTGCTAATGAGCTTTCGCTGGATGAGTTTCGGTCTTTATTGAAAAATACATTATTAAATCAGCAATTTATTATTGTTAATTTCCTAAGAACAGAGCTGCAGCAGCAGGGGAATGGGCATCATTCGCCAATAGCTGCTTATGATGAAAAAACCGATCGATTCTTAATCCTTGACGTAGCACGATATAAATATCCTGCGTACTGGGTCAAGGCAGAAGATTTATGGAACGCGGTTAATACAAAAGATAACGAGACGTATCGAGGTTTCATTATCATTCGCACATAG
- a CDS encoding IS4 family transposase → MQVSTILHELFSSSIHKTRLKSLITIVNGVIKSKKLQLSQLGRCLNGQAKERSGIRLIDRFLSNQFYQRESLLIYRSICSRVLKHTATPDIVVDWSSIPNSQYYCEGKEQCLLRAVFPAPGRGITLYEEIHPKSKENNPHIHRNFLNNLKSVLPPESKPCLITDAGFKNPWFKSVLAMGWDYVGRVRGITQYDAGGGFYAIKTVFSQATNKARYLGFWAIAKTNVLLHHVVLYKGTPKGRHQMTKTKKPAQGKDSRKYSASWREPWFLVTSLEEVKEHPNLARIKYKRRMTIEENFRDTKSTRYGFSFDNNITFKPERYTVWLLLAAIASLIAWITGASAEKLKLHYDFQANSYKHRRVLSFFYLGCQLIRKKINVETHWEIILEEHNTCSS, encoded by the coding sequence ATGCAAGTAAGCACTATTTTACATGAACTATTCTCTTCATCAATTCATAAAACACGATTAAAAAGCTTAATTACGATAGTAAACGGTGTAATAAAGAGTAAGAAGCTTCAATTAAGTCAATTAGGCCGATGTTTGAATGGGCAAGCGAAAGAGCGCTCCGGTATTCGTTTAATAGACCGTTTTCTAAGTAATCAGTTTTATCAGCGTGAATCGCTCCTAATTTATCGAAGTATATGTAGTCGAGTTCTTAAACATACCGCAACTCCTGATATAGTTGTGGATTGGTCAAGTATTCCAAATAGCCAATATTATTGTGAGGGTAAAGAGCAGTGCCTACTGCGCGCGGTATTTCCTGCACCAGGTCGAGGTATTACTCTTTATGAAGAAATTCATCCTAAATCGAAAGAAAACAATCCGCACATCCATCGCAATTTCTTAAACAATCTAAAATCGGTATTGCCTCCAGAAAGCAAGCCCTGCCTTATTACTGATGCCGGATTTAAAAACCCGTGGTTTAAATCGGTATTAGCTATGGGGTGGGATTATGTAGGACGTGTACGAGGAATCACTCAGTATGATGCAGGAGGTGGATTTTATGCGATTAAAACGGTGTTCTCCCAGGCCACGAATAAAGCACGTTACTTAGGATTTTGGGCTATCGCGAAAACCAATGTCCTCCTTCATCATGTGGTCCTTTACAAAGGAACGCCTAAAGGGCGTCATCAAATGACCAAAACGAAAAAACCTGCCCAAGGCAAGGACTCTAGGAAATACAGTGCCTCATGGAGAGAACCTTGGTTCCTTGTGACGTCTTTAGAGGAAGTTAAAGAACACCCTAATCTCGCTCGCATTAAATACAAACGAAGAATGACCATTGAAGAAAACTTTAGAGATACTAAGTCGACTCGGTATGGCTTTAGCTTCGATAACAACATCACCTTCAAACCAGAACGGTATACAGTTTGGTTACTACTCGCGGCCATTGCTAGCCTCATTGCCTGGATTACGGGGGCTTCGGCGGAGAAATTAAAATTACATTATGATTTTCAAGCAAACTCTTATAAACATCGGAGGGTCTTGTCTTTCTTTTATCTAGGATGCCAACTGATTAGGAAAAAAATAAACGTTGAGACTCATTGGGAGATAATTTTAGAGGAGCATAATACATGCTCCTCTTAA
- a CDS encoding PqqD family protein: MNQLATTCLISKKHNVTHVELDNEIVVLEPTSQAYFNLNPVGAKLWPLFDKPGKSMEEVIQFLMQEYHMEWLKAADDALSFIQTMVNHNILAVEPLPEIA, encoded by the coding sequence ATGAATCAATTAGCCACTACGTGCCTCATTTCCAAAAAGCACAATGTTACGCATGTCGAATTAGATAATGAAATCGTTGTTTTAGAGCCGACTAGCCAAGCTTATTTTAACTTAAATCCAGTTGGTGCAAAGCTGTGGCCTCTATTCGATAAACCAGGGAAATCGATGGAGGAAGTGATTCAATTTTTAATGCAAGAATACCATATGGAATGGCTAAAAGCCGCGGATGATGCACTTTCGTTTATTCAAACGATGGTCAATCACAATATTCTTGCTGTTGAGCCACTCCCTGAGATCGCATAG
- a CDS encoding vWA domain-containing protein, which produces MSTSSIRLFLLFIFCITCGFSTSVLAQENTEVVLLIDTSGSMKQNDPQNLRIPATNLLINLLKDRAKLTVFTFSTNTKLLVPTEEASDDYVNQFHAKEKQIDSRGQFTNILAALKAANSSWKDSKSRFIVLLTDGKIDRGSKQQDSDDKQIINNSLIPELKKNHIKLYTIGIGSNIDEELLKSLASQTNGIYQFINSMSDAEKSLYNTFTSAIPAQGIPLEKADHNERKIPVDANVKHLSVIIEKKDQKTPVALYQPDGSVLESKLPSLNKFIFIDVKHPAAGAWKIKGDEQQEERAIILTNLELITNKLSGEYFNRELITINARLESEKTNNDLPQLLTNTAVTLKLKNEKDNFSTPIPLVKNMQFEKEFILDMEPGITKSVVTAKNDSFVREEQSLFKIMPTPFQQSINNNAFKVELINPHIERDSVEIKLVNQERTALLTLTPHNGFWQTNIETLCNLQELPTLSLQAEITAKSPSGRPLALLLPQEKITCNTAPIQISSYIAPLPLNKIERSAPAPTVNKTKHMNKRHPLLSINIVSLIGLLVLIFVSIICGYFYKKNKKLYKEKMDELRGNDDI; this is translated from the coding sequence GTGAGCACATCTAGCATTCGTTTATTTCTATTGTTCATTTTTTGTATTACTTGTGGCTTTTCAACATCTGTACTCGCGCAAGAAAATACTGAGGTGGTTCTTTTAATTGATACTTCGGGGAGCATGAAACAAAACGATCCCCAAAACTTACGAATTCCGGCAACAAATTTATTGATTAATCTTCTTAAAGATAGAGCCAAGCTGACTGTCTTTACTTTTTCTACAAATACTAAATTATTAGTGCCAACGGAAGAAGCCTCTGACGACTATGTGAATCAATTTCATGCAAAAGAAAAGCAAATAGACTCTAGAGGTCAATTTACTAATATTCTTGCTGCACTCAAAGCAGCAAATAGCTCATGGAAAGACAGCAAGTCTCGATTTATTGTTTTACTTACCGATGGAAAAATCGATCGCGGTTCCAAACAGCAAGATAGTGACGACAAGCAAATCATTAATAATTCGTTAATTCCAGAATTGAAAAAGAATCACATCAAACTCTATACCATCGGTATCGGCTCAAATATAGATGAAGAACTACTTAAATCCTTAGCAAGCCAAACCAATGGAATTTACCAGTTTATCAACTCCATGTCAGATGCAGAAAAATCCTTATACAATACCTTTACCTCCGCTATCCCGGCGCAAGGTATTCCACTAGAAAAAGCAGACCATAATGAACGAAAAATTCCAGTGGATGCCAATGTAAAACACTTGTCGGTAATTATTGAGAAAAAAGATCAAAAAACGCCTGTTGCTTTATACCAACCCGATGGAAGCGTGCTTGAATCAAAATTACCCTCGCTCAATAAATTTATTTTCATCGATGTAAAACATCCAGCTGCAGGTGCATGGAAAATCAAAGGAGATGAACAACAAGAAGAACGTGCCATTATTTTAACTAATTTAGAATTAATAACGAATAAATTAAGTGGCGAGTACTTTAATAGAGAGCTAATTACTATAAACGCAAGATTGGAGTCAGAAAAAACCAATAACGACCTCCCTCAGTTACTAACGAATACCGCCGTAACACTGAAACTAAAAAATGAAAAGGATAACTTTTCCACCCCTATACCCTTAGTCAAAAATATGCAGTTTGAAAAAGAATTTATCTTAGATATGGAGCCCGGGATAACCAAGAGTGTAGTGACAGCAAAAAATGATTCTTTTGTGCGGGAAGAGCAATCTTTATTTAAAATAATGCCAACACCGTTTCAACAAAGCATTAACAATAATGCATTTAAAGTCGAATTAATTAACCCACACATTGAACGAGACTCAGTAGAAATCAAACTGGTAAACCAAGAACGAACTGCCTTATTAACTCTTACTCCACATAATGGTTTTTGGCAAACCAATATTGAAACTCTGTGTAATTTACAAGAGTTACCTACTTTATCGCTGCAAGCAGAAATTACAGCAAAATCGCCAAGTGGACGCCCATTAGCATTGCTCTTACCTCAAGAAAAAATTACCTGTAATACCGCACCAATACAAATAAGCAGCTATATTGCGCCTCTACCCTTAAATAAAATAGAACGAAGTGCTCCTGCTCCAACAGTTAATAAAACAAAACACATGAATAAAAGACATCCCCTGTTATCAATCAATATTGTTTCCCTGATTGGCTTACTTGTATTAATTTTTGTATCAATAATTTGTGGCTATTTCTATAAGAAGAACAAAAAGCTTTATAAAGAAAAAATGGATGAACTAAGGGGCAATGATGACATCTGA
- a CDS encoding methyl-accepting chemotaxis protein, with amino-acid sequence MSLLMDQEGERVDSAVSTQKHSTGEMGDINSHFSDIRKVFSELISSVEAINKMVGVVRDLSGKTDLLALNASIEAARAGQEGRGFAIVAHEVARLAEKSQESIGKVELASDSLQEKVLLLSERLDDIQKLLNKII; translated from the coding sequence ATGAGTCTTTTAATGGATCAAGAGGGTGAACGAGTTGATTCAGCGGTTAGCACGCAAAAACATAGCACAGGAGAGATGGGGGATATTAATAGCCATTTTAGCGATATTCGCAAAGTATTTAGTGAGCTCATATCATCTGTGGAAGCCATTAATAAAATGGTGGGCGTAGTGCGTGATTTATCTGGGAAAACCGATCTTCTCGCGCTGAATGCATCGATTGAAGCTGCTCGAGCAGGCCAGGAGGGACGAGGATTTGCAATTGTTGCTCATGAAGTAGCTCGTCTTGCTGAAAAATCTCAGGAGTCTATTGGTAAAGTGGAATTGGCAAGTGATTCGCTACAAGAGAAAGTTCTTTTACTCTCTGAACGCTTGGATGATATCCAAAAGTTATTAAATAAGATTATTTAA
- a CDS encoding chemotaxis protein CheV, which produces MMAAQEHSTENENFLMVPCLIIADSQAMLVGINAQKIIGVVDYERISCLPASHLPFIGLYEHHHEAVPVMDLSLVLKQPDMNFSQLASSQPANTLLDSEFAKHVEQMKRYNQTKIIICQLLNMVVGILVHATYRIESLKNSQILSVPSILENSAFCMLNGLFPYKNQFLYLLDLEGILAHLGLLNLPKNEPVPVSSSSSSIAGKTALVVDDAKIFRHQVSKLLSAQGMHCIEAVDGQDGYEKFMQQPEKFDLIFTDFEMPRMGGLEMARKIRGETSAIPVIFNSSISNPTLIAEVAAEYGCFLVKFQPEEIIKKLHELFGEAH; this is translated from the coding sequence ATGATGGCTGCACAGGAACATTCTACAGAGAATGAAAATTTTCTTATGGTCCCCTGCCTTATCATTGCGGATTCTCAGGCGATGTTAGTAGGTATCAATGCACAAAAGATTATTGGAGTTGTGGATTATGAGCGAATCTCATGCCTTCCTGCATCTCATTTACCATTTATTGGCTTATACGAACATCATCACGAGGCCGTACCGGTCATGGATTTATCTTTAGTATTAAAACAACCGGATATGAATTTTTCTCAATTAGCTTCAAGCCAGCCAGCAAATACCTTGCTTGATTCCGAGTTTGCCAAGCATGTTGAACAAATGAAACGCTATAATCAGACTAAAATAATCATTTGCCAATTGCTCAACATGGTCGTTGGTATCTTGGTTCATGCTACCTACCGTATCGAATCGCTTAAAAATAGCCAAATTTTAAGTGTTCCCTCAATTCTGGAGAATTCTGCATTTTGTATGCTCAATGGCTTGTTTCCGTATAAAAATCAGTTTTTATATTTGCTTGATTTAGAGGGGATATTGGCACATTTAGGTTTACTCAACTTACCTAAAAATGAGCCGGTACCTGTTTCTTCATCATCCAGTTCTATTGCCGGTAAAACAGCGCTTGTTGTTGATGACGCAAAAATTTTTCGTCATCAAGTATCAAAACTTTTATCAGCACAAGGCATGCATTGCATTGAAGCAGTAGATGGACAAGATGGGTATGAAAAATTCATGCAACAACCTGAAAAATTTGATTTAATCTTTACTGATTTTGAAATGCCTCGCATGGGCGGGTTGGAAATGGCAAGAAAAATTCGCGGAGAGACGAGCGCTATTCCGGTGATTTTCAATTCCAGTATTTCTAATCCTACGCTTATTGCTGAGGTGGCTGCAGAATACGGGTGCTTTCTCGTGAAATTTCAGCCCGAAGAGATTATAAAAAAATTACATGAGTTATTTGGGGAAGCGCACTAA
- a CDS encoding chemotaxis protein CheA, with the protein MDDDEIILMFFEEAKAVLEELYDLLKAYDEEQSADEKIEHVNAIYRGVHTIKGGSAMFQMDELTKVAHELESYLSTKKKAPDNLDVALITHQVDQIETLLQAEAQKREGASSVAVSGDVAVEPKIEEVQEVLTPSVSLDDASYQPPEEQVGAAKNLAKKETANLIRVPLDRIQRSYDITSEIFLLRNQIAHLVETGFENTAIQNDLFLKWEVLDNSLRQRIVELESAVLSMRMTAVKSLFSRMEKTIRTYIESSDKLIQVKVSGQETEIDKRILDSLGDPLIHLVRNAMDHGIEAPEVREQQNKPRQGTICMDAKIIGSEVVLKISDDGKGIDAQSILQSARSKGLDVSGVSSEQDALQLIFAPGFSTAQQVSEISGRGVGMDVVKTYVDKSGGRIHIDTKVGEGTTFSLYLPIGLSIIPLIVVSVGNHVYGIPTHDIMQTYTLRRSDITFNQNQYLLNIDNQFVPCIFLSKYFDNTGADDSLMRREMFVCLTKINGERCAFIADKLIANTEFIVKALPMGIPVLNYLQGVSILTTGVSAFILSLEKLYKHIMSRHEVSINAI; encoded by the coding sequence ATGGATGATGATGAAATAATACTCATGTTTTTCGAAGAAGCTAAAGCCGTTCTCGAAGAGCTCTATGATTTGCTAAAAGCTTATGATGAAGAACAGTCTGCTGACGAGAAAATTGAACACGTCAATGCAATTTATCGTGGCGTTCATACCATCAAAGGTGGCTCAGCAATGTTTCAAATGGATGAGTTGACTAAGGTGGCTCATGAACTTGAAAGCTATTTGAGTACAAAGAAAAAAGCACCAGATAATCTGGATGTAGCTTTGATAACTCACCAAGTCGACCAAATTGAAACACTGTTGCAGGCAGAGGCGCAAAAGCGAGAAGGAGCATCTTCTGTTGCAGTATCAGGGGACGTAGCAGTCGAGCCAAAAATTGAAGAGGTGCAGGAGGTTTTAACACCAAGTGTTAGTCTTGATGATGCTTCTTATCAACCGCCAGAAGAGCAAGTGGGTGCGGCTAAAAACTTAGCTAAAAAAGAAACTGCAAATTTAATTCGTGTACCCTTAGATCGCATTCAGCGCAGCTATGATATTACCTCTGAGATTTTTTTATTGAGAAACCAAATTGCTCATTTAGTGGAAACGGGTTTTGAAAATACAGCGATTCAAAATGATTTATTTCTCAAATGGGAAGTCCTTGATAATTCATTACGACAACGTATTGTTGAGCTTGAAAGCGCTGTATTAAGTATGCGTATGACGGCTGTTAAAAGTCTGTTTTCGCGAATGGAAAAAACCATTCGTACTTATATTGAGAGTAGTGACAAATTAATTCAGGTTAAAGTGAGTGGGCAAGAAACTGAAATTGATAAACGTATTCTTGATTCTTTAGGTGATCCTTTAATTCATTTGGTGCGAAATGCAATGGATCATGGAATTGAAGCACCAGAAGTCCGTGAACAACAGAATAAACCGCGTCAGGGCACGATTTGCATGGATGCAAAAATTATTGGCAGTGAAGTGGTTTTGAAAATTAGTGACGACGGTAAGGGAATTGATGCCCAGAGCATTTTACAATCCGCACGTTCTAAAGGGCTCGATGTTTCCGGAGTGTCGAGTGAGCAGGATGCACTACAGCTTATTTTTGCTCCAGGTTTTTCTACTGCTCAGCAAGTTAGCGAAATTTCAGGCCGCGGTGTGGGAATGGATGTGGTGAAAACCTATGTTGATAAATCGGGTGGTAGAATTCACATCGATACTAAAGTAGGCGAGGGGACCACCTTCAGTTTGTATTTACCTATTGGATTATCCATTATTCCATTAATTGTTGTTAGTGTTGGTAATCATGTCTATGGTATTCCTACTCACGATATTATGCAGACTTACACTTTGCGTCGAAGTGACATTACATTTAATCAAAATCAATATCTGTTAAATATTGATAATCAATTTGTCCCATGCATTTTTTTGTCTAAATATTTTGATAATACAGGTGCTGACGATTCACTTATGCGACGTGAAATGTTTGTTTGTCTTACCAAAATTAATGGGGAACGATGTGCATTTATTGCCGATAAGTTGATTGCAAATACGGAATTTATTGTCAAAGCATTACCTATGGGGATACCTGTTTTAAATTATCTTCAAGGAGTTTCTATTTTAACTACAGGGGTTTCTGCATTCATTTTGTCACTTGAAAAATTATATAAACATATTATGAGTAGGCATGAGGTGAGTATCAATGCGATTTGA
- a CDS encoding MarR family winged helix-turn-helix transcriptional regulator has product MSDTLPRVDKVTNQLDHRSKTIILAVRKIMQQMDYHSRKLNKHYGLTVPQVICLYEIYENGMMTISSLSKRVYLSMSTLVGVIDRLEEKNLVSRTRDIKDRRSIYIDITPKGQEFVQEAPYLLHNRLNENLQALTEQEQHVIANSLDLLINLLREI; this is encoded by the coding sequence ATGAGTGATACTCTCCCAAGAGTTGATAAAGTTACAAATCAACTCGATCACCGTTCGAAAACCATTATTCTTGCTGTGCGAAAAATTATGCAGCAAATGGATTATCACTCAAGAAAATTGAATAAGCATTATGGCCTAACAGTACCCCAAGTTATTTGCTTGTATGAAATTTACGAAAATGGAATGATGACCATCTCTTCTCTTTCCAAGCGAGTCTATTTATCAATGAGCACTTTAGTCGGTGTTATTGATCGCCTAGAAGAAAAAAACCTGGTTAGCCGGACTCGAGATATTAAAGATAGACGTAGCATCTATATTGATATCACGCCCAAAGGTCAGGAGTTTGTGCAAGAAGCTCCCTATCTTTTACATAATCGGCTAAATGAAAATCTTCAGGCTTTAACCGAACAAGAGCAACATGTTATTGCAAACTCTCTTGACCTTTTAATTAATCTTTTGCGAGAAATTTAA
- a CDS encoding chemotaxis protein CheW, with the protein MRFENIIKQFQFEESEVTDEKKTFIQFVMCDSHYALDIHYVSEIVEVPVITPYPEIVSGYLGIVNLGGQIIPVVDFTGKYTNGIETYRVQKTHLLLVADFNGNSPFGLIIERPRRVDVSLKMLVSATANINNLPVRLLDEGDFHFKESE; encoded by the coding sequence ATGCGATTTGAAAATATCATAAAGCAATTTCAGTTTGAAGAGTCTGAAGTTACTGACGAGAAGAAAACCTTTATCCAGTTTGTTATGTGTGACTCACATTATGCTTTAGATATTCATTATGTTAGTGAGATTGTCGAAGTGCCTGTAATTACTCCTTATCCGGAGATCGTATCGGGATACTTAGGAATTGTGAATTTGGGCGGGCAGATTATACCGGTGGTCGATTTTACAGGTAAATATACTAACGGGATTGAAACCTATAGGGTACAAAAGACTCATTTGTTATTAGTCGCCGATTTTAATGGAAATAGCCCTTTTGGTCTTATTATTGAGCGTCCACGACGTGTAGATGTATCCCTCAAAATGCTTGTGTCCGCTACGGCAAATATTAACAATTTACCCGTACGTTTATTGGATGAAGGGGACTTTCATTTTAAGGAGAGTGAATGA
- a CDS encoding response regulator produces the protein MDTNKKILIVDDFATMRKLLMSMLTKLGFNNVIEVESAPKAWELLQKDHFDLVISDYNMPEMNGIELLSQVRKDDALSKLPFILLTAEDDADLVIESKKYHINAYILKPYKIDVIKEKLQNVFAA, from the coding sequence ATGGACACTAATAAAAAAATTTTGATCGTCGATGATTTTGCGACTATGAGAAAACTACTGATGAGCATGTTAACCAAACTAGGATTTAATAACGTGATTGAAGTTGAAAGTGCTCCCAAAGCCTGGGAACTCTTGCAAAAAGATCATTTTGATCTGGTGATTAGTGACTACAATATGCCTGAGATGAATGGTATAGAGCTTTTATCACAAGTTCGCAAAGACGATGCTTTATCAAAACTCCCCTTTATTTTACTCACTGCAGAAGATGATGCGGATTTGGTTATCGAATCCAAAAAATATCATATTAATGCCTATATTCTTAAACCTTATAAGATTGATGTCATCAAAGAAAAATTGCAAAACGTATTTGCAGCTTAA
- a CDS encoding oxygen-binding di-iron domain-containing protein — translation MKKVVLYDDGNIQWTVLARDPNKPKSVIDTNEYIIQAGGESMLLDPGGMEIFPSVLSMVSEVIDLNSIKAYMCSHQDPDIMSSLPMWMELTPNATVYVSWLWSSFISHFGYKFAHNLYSVPDEGMQIKLGDRHFQLVPAHYLHSSGNFHLFDPVSKILFSGDVGAALLPQEADLFVTDFATHAPYMKKFHQRWMPSNTAKDAWLSRVRKLGVEMICPQHGAIFRGDDVNRFFDWFDDLEVGKTQRLT, via the coding sequence ATGAAAAAAGTAGTTCTCTATGACGATGGCAATATTCAGTGGACTGTTTTAGCACGCGATCCTAATAAACCTAAATCGGTTATCGATACGAATGAGTATATTATTCAGGCCGGTGGCGAATCTATGTTGCTTGACCCTGGTGGCATGGAAATATTTCCTAGCGTTTTGTCGATGGTTTCAGAAGTAATTGATCTAAACTCCATCAAGGCCTATATGTGCTCCCACCAAGACCCGGATATTATGTCTTCTTTGCCTATGTGGATGGAATTAACACCCAATGCCACTGTTTATGTATCGTGGTTATGGAGTAGTTTCATTTCTCACTTCGGCTATAAATTTGCTCATAATTTATATTCTGTACCCGATGAGGGCATGCAAATAAAATTAGGTGATCGTCATTTTCAACTTGTTCCCGCTCATTATTTGCATTCATCAGGCAATTTCCACTTATTTGATCCAGTATCCAAGATTTTATTTAGTGGCGATGTGGGGGCAGCGTTACTACCTCAGGAAGCGGATTTGTTTGTTACTGATTTTGCTACTCATGCACCCTATATGAAAAAATTCCACCAACGCTGGATGCCTTCCAACACGGCTAAAGATGCTTGGTTATCACGGGTTAGAAAGCTAGGGGTTGAAATGATATGCCCACAACACGGGGCTATTTTCCGCGGAGATGATGTAAACCGCTTTTTTGATTGGTTCGATGATTTGGAAGTAGGGAAAACCCAACGTTTAACATAA